One Vicugna pacos chromosome 12, VicPac4, whole genome shotgun sequence genomic window carries:
- the LOC102538485 gene encoding olfactory receptor 8S1-like, producing MGNHSMFCEFILLGFSADPQTQIVLFMLFLVIHLLTLMGNLVMLLVIRADFHLHTPICFFWGQLSFLDLCHSSVTVPKMLENLLSESKTIFVESCLAQAFFVFATGGTEACLLAVMAYDRYEAISCPLLYGQLMNKQLCAGLVWGSWGLAFVDALINILLAASLDYCEDQTIPHFSCELSSLFPLSCSDTSPNFTLLLCSSVLHFFGTFIMIVSSYACIVSTILSISSTSGRSKAFSTCSSHLTTVILFYGSGFLSYLLPTSGSPLEMVFSLQYSVVTPMLNPLIYSLQNKEVRAALGRMLRRYVNFFT from the coding sequence ATGGGAAACCACAGCATGTTCTGTGAGTTCATCCTCCTTGGATTTTCTGCTGACCCTCAGACCCAGATTGTGCTCTTCATGTTGTTTCTGGTGATTCACCTCCTGACTCTGATGGGGAACCTGGTGATGCTGCTAGTTATCAGGGCTGATTTTCACCTGCACACACCCATATGCTTTTTTTGGGGACAACTGTCTTTCCTGGACCTCTGCCACTCatctgtcacagtccccaagatGCTGGAGAATCTGCTTTCTGAAAGTAAAACCATCTTTGTAGAGAGCTGCCTGGCTCAGGCCTTCTTTGTGTTTGCCACCGGGGGCACTGAGGCCTGCCTGCTGGCtgtgatggcctatgaccgctacgaAGCCATCAGCTGCCCTCTGCTCTATGGCCAGCTGATGAACAAGCAGCTCTGTGCTGGGCTGGTGTGGGGCTCCTGGGGCCTGGCCTTTGTTGATGCTCTCATCAATATCCTCCTGGCTGCCAGTTTAGACTATTGTGAGGACCAGACTATTCCCCACTTCAGCTGTGAGctgtcttctctcttccctctgtctTGCTCTGATACCTCCCCCAATTTCACACTCCTGCTCTGCTCTTCTGTCTTGCATTTCTTTGGAACCTTCATTATGATTGTTTCCTCCTATGCCTGCATTGTCTCCACCATCCTGAGCATCAGCTCCACCTCAGGCAGAAGCaaggccttctccacctgctcctcccacctcacTACTGTGATCTTGTTCTATGGCTCAGGCTTCCTCAGCTATCTCTTGCCAACCTCGGGATCCCCCCTGGAGATGGTCTTCTCCTTGCAGTACAGTGTGGTCACCCCCATGCTGAATCCTCTTATCTACAGCCTGCAGAACAAAGAGGTGAGGGCCGCTCTGGGAAGAATGTTAAGAAGATATGTTAACTTTTTCACATAG